A portion of the Oncorhynchus tshawytscha isolate Ot180627B unplaced genomic scaffold, Otsh_v2.0 Un_contig_19232_pilon_pilon, whole genome shotgun sequence genome contains these proteins:
- the LOC121838642 gene encoding zinc finger protein 664-like: MDRDRASPSPSTLPESPGYNSPGRALLLGLKRVSVWLVDCRKTAGQSGTVREGHEEGDLISSRDTPNRRSRSGRGLSSGALQPYHVADKTEKSLSRSERLKKHQQRRIGKKPHHCFSDCGKSFTSQSGFIIHTVEKPYCCSQCGKCFAASNTFKSHLRIHKGERPYPCLDCGKRFSYLGALNIHLRTHTGEKPYSCDQCGKSFSQSGTLNSHQRTHTGEKPYNCDQCGKRFAQSRELTRHLRTHTGEKPYSCDQCGKSFALSKALTIHQRIHTGVKPYSCGQCGKSFNQSGNLTTHKLTHTGVKPYSCGQCGMNFARASTMNRHKRTHTGEKPYSCDQCGKSFALSDKRTIHQRTHTGEKPYCCYQCGKGFAVASTLIRHYRKHTGEKPYSCDQCGKSFAVASTLNTHQRTHTGEKPYSCDQCGKSFAVAYNMIRHHRTHTAEKH, encoded by the exons ATGGATCGG GACAGAGCTAGTCCGTCCCCCTCCACCCTGCCGGAGTCTCCTGGATACAACTCTCCCGGTAGAGCCTTACTGCTGGGTCTGAAGAGGGTGTCTGTGTGGCTGGTCGACTGCAGGAAAACAGCAGGGCAGAGTGGAACTGTGAGAGAAGGACACGAGGAGGGAGATTTGATTTCATCAA GGGACACCCCTAACCGCCGTTCTCGCAGTGGGAGGGGCTTATCATCTGGGGCGCTTCAACCATATCATGTTGCTGACAagacagagaagagtctctccagatcagaacgtctcaagaaacaccagcagagacGTATAGGAAAGAAACCTCACCACTGcttctctgactgtgggaagagttttacaaGCCAGAGTGGCTTCATTATTCACACCGTAGAGAAACCGTACTGCTGCTCACAGTGTGGGAAGTGTTTCGCTGCTTCTAACACCTTCAAATCTCATCTGAGAATTCATAAAGGGGAGAGGCCTTACCCCTGCCTTGATTGTGGGAAAAGATTTTCTTATTTGGGAGCCCTAAACATACACCtgcgaacacacacaggagagaagccttatagctgtgatcagtgtggaaagAGCTTCAGTCAATCTGGGACCTTAAATTCCCACCAGCGAACAcatactggagagaaaccttataactgtgatcagtgtgggaagagattTGCTCAGTCAAGAGAGCTGACTAGACACCtgcgaacacacacaggagagaagccttatagttgtgatcagtgtgggaagagctttgctcTATCAAAAGCCCTAACTATACACCAGCGTATACACACTGGagtgaagccttatagctgtggtcagtgtgggaaaagcttcaatcAGTCAGGCAACCTGACAACACACAAGCTAACACACACTGGagtgaagccttatagctgtggtcaGTGTGGGATGAACTTTGCTCGAGCTTCCACCATGAATAGACAcaagagaacacacactggagagaaaccttatagctgtgatcagtgtgggaagagctttgctcTATCAGATAAACGaactatacaccagagaacacacactggagagaagccttattgCTGTTATCAGTGTGGAAAGGGCTTTGCTGTAGCTTCCACCCTGATTAGACACTATCGaaaacacactggagagaagccttatagctgtgatcagtgtgggaaaagCTTTGCTGTAGCTTCCACCCTGAATacacaccagcgaacacacactggggagaagccttatagctgtgatcagtgtgggaaaagCTTTGCTGTAGCTTACAACATGATTAGACACCACcgaacacacactgcagagaaacATTAG